The Methanospirillum lacunae genome includes a window with the following:
- a CDS encoding PKD domain-containing protein — protein MKFFEIIPKKGGALRVLYRNTIWSLLVFILLSGTVAAEINAAFTGVPMSGSEPLTVSFIDQSSTNATITNYSWNFGDGSNNSSDRNSNHTYVSRGRYNVSLTVTNDIGENNTKVEPAFIHVLPSQYPVVKFTATPENGSISQIISFIDQSELDPSVPAEMYTYIWDFGDGTTDSSNTHNTCHAYTSSGSYSASLQIQDQTGKLYDSSTPVTITISNQSAFSALFAAVPPSGPVPLSVSFIDQSVSPVSIASYAWNFGDGSENSTEQNPVHTYQGAGKYNVSLTIANADGANAITTKSAYIHAQPSRYPSVQFTAVPQSGTPSDVIYFIDQSELDPSVPYEMYTYIWDFGDNSTSNGTNLRNIQHVYSTPGNYTVSLQMQDQVGAKYNSPSSVVITIANGSSSFTPSFTAAPRDGPVPLNVSFTDTSKSPVSITNYVWDFGDGSSLSKEKNPVHTYAVPGVYPVSLTVTDSNRINSTKTEPAYIHALPSRDPVVKFGVSPLNGTAPLLVHFMDKSELDPSTPGEMFVRIWNFGDGSTPYKSKEKMAEHRYSEPGTYSASLQIEDKNRKIYNSTAPATITVTNKTPSMKAQFSAVPLSGPVPLDVSFTDQSVGVNNRTEYRWDFGDKSSLSRDKNPTHTYRNPGTYSVTLSLSGPHGSDIMKKDNYIAVAPPLAHIITATASDHGSITPSGNISVPDGADQSFNITPDSGYTINNVQVDGISIGKASSHTFMKVRSDHTIQADFTRQSQTLAADFMVDKASGSTPITIQFTDKSTGSPDSWYWNFGDGSNSVKQNPVHTYTISGQFPVSLIVRTMDGRYDESKTRYIFAQ, from the coding sequence AAAGGAGGGGCTCTTCGGGTTCTGTACCGGAACACGATTTGGTCTCTCCTGGTTTTCATTCTCCTGTCTGGGACAGTTGCAGCTGAAATAAATGCTGCCTTTACCGGAGTTCCGATGTCCGGGTCCGAACCTCTAACTGTATCATTTATTGATCAGAGTTCAACGAATGCTACAATTACGAATTATTCATGGAATTTTGGTGACGGAAGCAATAATTCAAGTGACCGGAATTCCAATCACACCTATGTGAGCAGGGGTAGGTACAATGTCTCTCTGACGGTGACAAATGATATCGGTGAGAATAACACTAAGGTAGAACCAGCATTCATTCATGTTCTGCCTTCGCAATATCCGGTAGTAAAATTTACTGCCACACCGGAAAATGGCAGTATCTCCCAGATAATATCGTTCATTGATCAATCAGAACTTGATCCTTCAGTTCCTGCTGAGATGTACACCTATATCTGGGATTTTGGCGATGGAACAACAGATTCTTCAAACACTCACAATACCTGCCATGCATATACATCATCTGGCAGTTATTCAGCATCCTTGCAGATACAGGATCAAACTGGAAAATTGTATGATTCGTCCACTCCTGTAACGATAACCATCAGTAACCAGTCTGCGTTTTCTGCCTTGTTTGCAGCAGTACCTCCAAGTGGTCCGGTCCCTCTGAGTGTTTCCTTTATCGATCAGAGTGTTAGTCCGGTTTCAATAGCCAGTTATGCCTGGAACTTTGGTGACGGGAGCGAAAATTCGACAGAGCAGAATCCTGTTCATACCTACCAGGGTGCTGGAAAATATAATGTGAGCCTGACAATTGCGAATGCTGACGGTGCAAATGCAATTACAACAAAATCTGCATATATTCATGCCCAGCCATCCCGGTATCCATCTGTCCAGTTTACTGCAGTTCCCCAGAGTGGAACCCCATCAGATGTGATCTACTTCATTGATCAATCAGAACTTGATCCTTCAGTACCTTATGAGATGTACACATACATCTGGGATTTTGGTGATAATTCAACATCAAATGGAACAAACCTTCGTAATATCCAGCATGTGTATTCAACACCCGGTAACTATACTGTATCCCTGCAGATGCAGGATCAAGTCGGTGCAAAATATAATTCCCCGTCTTCTGTAGTGATAACAATTGCAAATGGCTCTTCTTCATTTACTCCGTCATTTACTGCAGCACCCCGGGATGGGCCTGTACCATTGAATGTTTCATTCACAGACACAAGCAAAAGTCCTGTTTCTATCACGAATTATGTATGGGACTTTGGTGACGGGAGTTCTTTGTCGAAAGAGAAGAATCCGGTTCACACCTATGCAGTACCCGGCGTCTATCCTGTTTCACTCACTGTTACAGACAGCAACAGGATCAATTCAACAAAGACAGAACCTGCATATATTCATGCCCTGCCATCCAGAGACCCGGTGGTAAAATTTGGTGTTTCACCCCTGAATGGAACTGCTCCTTTATTGGTTCATTTCATGGATAAATCTGAATTGGATCCTTCCACTCCAGGTGAGATGTTCGTCCGGATCTGGAATTTTGGTGATGGTTCAACCCCATACAAATCAAAAGAAAAAATGGCAGAGCACAGATACTCTGAGCCAGGCACTTATTCAGCATCCCTGCAGATAGAAGATAAAAACAGGAAAATATACAATTCCACTGCTCCAGCGACGATTACTGTAACAAACAAAACTCCTTCGATGAAGGCTCAATTTTCAGCAGTTCCTCTCTCTGGTCCTGTTCCGCTTGATGTATCCTTTACTGATCAAAGTGTGGGTGTGAATAATCGCACAGAGTATCGGTGGGATTTTGGCGATAAAAGCTCCCTTTCACGGGATAAAAACCCAACTCATACATACAGAAATCCAGGTACCTATTCGGTAACGTTGAGTTTATCTGGTCCACATGGATCAGATATCATGAAGAAGGATAACTACATTGCAGTAGCACCGCCGTTAGCCCACATCATAACCGCTACTGCATCAGATCACGGGAGTATTACTCCATCCGGAAATATTTCTGTGCCTGATGGTGCTGATCAATCCTTCAACATCACTCCTGATTCAGGATATACTATAAACAACGTTCAGGTAGATGGCATTAGTATCGGGAAAGCTTCTTCACATACGTTCATGAAAGTTAGATCAGATCATACTATTCAGGCAGATTTTACCCGGCAATCACAAACCCTTGCTGCTGACTTCATGGTGGACAAGGCTTCTGGATCTACACCAATTACCATTCAGTTCACAGACAAATCTACAGGTTCTCCTGATTCATGGTACTGGAACTTTGGAGATGGATCAAATTCAGTAAAACAGAATCCTGTTCATACATATACTATATCAGGCCAATTCCCTGTGTCTCTTATTGTCAGAACCATGGATGGGCGGTATGACGAGAGTAAAACCAGGTATATTTTTGCTCAATAG